In Macrobrachium nipponense isolate FS-2020 chromosome 30, ASM1510439v2, whole genome shotgun sequence, a genomic segment contains:
- the LOC135202458 gene encoding uncharacterized protein LOC135202458, with protein MESFSAEDRLNEIWKEGRELGLTDSEICHLLTTSVQIKQQNESLQLQTLSDDQVSYVSVIIKSAKVLTKVIFISVIFLAIFGALLSTHNPTRKFVTRHIQDFIYPVMTGLRQLSLPILNKYPTLSSWYSEECLLENPFFDQVNVDCSICSKNMQPEIVSDTEKFTEIYYNKGKFVIINHVGISVSWNHIVRKIDIASEEELGALKATSIHMHKYSNLKEHLSTEDDLPKDLHIEWKVNRLKTLHALRELLPRFGFIPSDTEVSLHHLVFIDGPEHKPYPIPISEFSNVVLFQGAGSSVFTLEPSAHCKHHCQAVTLTLNATQILFFNWIFWRPVRLSGDGISTLFLSSFY; from the coding sequence ATGGAATCATTTTCTGCAGAAGATCGACTCAATGAAATATGGAAAGAAGGCAGAGAACTTGGACTAACAGATTCCGAGATCTGTCACTTGCTAACGACATCTGTACAGATCAAACAGCAAAATGAGTCCTTACAACTGCAAACTTTGTCTGATGACCAGGTGTCGTATGTGTCTGTGATAATAAAATCAGCGAAAGTCTTAACAAAAGTGATTTTTATTAGTGTTATATTTCTTGCAATATTTGGCGCCCTTTTATCAACGCATAATCCCACAAGAAAATTTGTGACGCGCCATATTCAGGATTTTATCTATCCAGTTATGACAGGGCTAAGACAATTGAGTCTACCTATTCTCAACAAATATCCAACGCTGTCTAGTTGGTATTCTGAAGAATGTTTGTTAGAAAATCCATTTTTTGACCAGGTTAATGTCGACTGCAGTATTTGCTCAAAAAATATGCAGCCAGAAATTGTATCTGATACAGAAAAATTCACAGAAATTTATTACAATAAAGGGAAATTTGTCATAATAAATCACGTTGGTATTAGTGTGTCTTGGAACCATATAGTCAGAAAAATAGACATTGCAAGTGAGGAGGAATTAGGTGCTTTGAAAGCCACCAGCATCCATATGCATAAGTACAGTAACCTGAAAGAGCATCTGTCAACTGAAGATGATCTCCCCAAAGACCTGCACATTGAATGGAAAGTCAACAGACTGAAAACTCTCCATGCCCTGAGAGAACTTTTACCGAGATTCGGTTTCATTCCCAGTGATACAGAAGTCTCATTGCATCATTTGGTATTTATAGATGGACCAGAACATAAACCGTATCCAATTCCAATTAGTGAATTTTCCAATGTTGTATTATTTCAAGGTGCAGGAAGTAGTGTCTTCACTTTAGAACCTTCAGCTCATTGCAAACATCATTGTCAAGCTGTGACTCTTACATTAAATGCTACtcagattttatttttcaattggaTATTTTGGAGACCTGTGCGATTGAGTGGTGATGGCATCTCCACATTGTTCTTAAGTTCATTTTATTAG